GAACAATTTGGCGTGTTATCAAAAGCGTCTTTACAGGAAGACATTTAAGCTTATTGTTTAGGCTAATTCACGAATAGCGAGGACTGAATAGCGAGAACAGAAGGGTTATAAATGAATGGTTATAAATGACAATACCAGTCATAAATGACTGGTATTGTTAAAAGCTATTTCACTGTAAATAAGATCGTTAGCGGTTATTTTGCAAGTAATGCTTTACGTTCTTTCGATGCTTGAGCTAAATCGCGCAACAGTTTTTCAGAGTCAGCCCAATGTAAACAGGCATCGGTAATACTTTGGCCATAAACTAAAGGCTCGCCTTTAACGACTTTCTGATTACCTTCAATCATAAAGCTTTCTGCCATAATCCCGGCAATGGCGGTACTACCACTGCGTAGCTGCGCGATGATGCTATCGGCAACATTCAATTGGTTTTTGTGCTGCTTTTCACTATTGCCATGGCTAAAATCAACCACCATGCGTTGTGTTACGCCAACTTGTTCAAGCTGGGCACGCGCGACTTCAATATCATCGGCTGAATAATTAGGCGTTTTACCACCACGTAAAATAATATGCCCAAATGGGTTGCCATGAGTACGATAAACCGCCATAGCGCCATCTTTATCTGGGGAATAAAAAATATGCGGTGCTTGTGCTGCGCGAACAGCATCAACTGCGATATTGATATTGCCATCAGTACCATTTTTAAAACCAACAGGACAAGATAAAGCAGAAGCCATTTCACGGTGAATTTGACTTTCTGTAGTGCGAGCACCAATGGCGCCCCAGGTAATAAGGTCTGCAATGTACTGACCGTTCACCATGTCTAAAAATTCCGTGGCAATAGGTAACTTGAGTTCAGTGATTTGTTGTAATAACTGACGCGCCATGCGCAAGCCTTTATTTGGGCTAAAACTGCCGTCTAAATCGGGATCAGAAATTAATCCTTTCCAACCAACAATAGTACGAGGTTTTTCAAAGTAGACACGCATTAAAATGCATAAGTCATCTTTTAACTCGTGGTGTAATGCCGATAAGCGCTCTGCATATTCGAGTGCGGCTTTAGTGTCATGGATTGAGCACGGTCCAATAATCACTAATAAGCGTTGGTCTTCGCCGGCAATAATCGCTTCAACTTCTCGGCGCTGGGCGACAAGATAATCTGCTGCATCTTGAGTCAAAGGGTATTCTGATGCCAGCTGAGCGGGTGAAATGACTTTGCTTAAAAGGGTAGTTCGTAGTTCATCTGTTTTAATTGTCATGCATATTACCGAGAAATCGTGAGATGCATCTGCATCATATTGTCTGAGATTATATACCCAAAGAAGTTCAAGATGCGAGGCTTAGCCTCGGATTCTATCGGTTAAAAAACAGATTGCCGTAAAAGACAAAGACGAATCAACCTAGGTTAAGTTCGTCTTTTGCAGGTTTTTTATTCTATTTCAGGTCAAAAATGATTGTTTATAAATTAGAACATATGGCGTTCTAAACCGGTCATATCGAGAATTTTTGTGGCAATTTCTTCAACCGAATGATTCGTGGTATTCACAAACGGAATACGCTCTTTTTTATACATCATCTCGACTTCTTTTACTTCAAGTCGACACTGTCTTAATGATGAATAACGGCTGTTTTCCATGCGACTTTGACGAATTTCATGTAAGCGATGCGGGTCTATTGTTAAGCCAAATAATTTAGACTTATTGCGCTTCAATGCTTCAGGCAAATGCAGATTGTCCATGTCATCTTCAGTAAAAGGGTAGTTTGCCGCCTTTATACCAAACTGCATTGACAGATATAAGCTTGATGGGGTTTTACCGCAACGCGACACGCCTAATAAAATAATGTCGGCTTTATCCATATGTTTCATGGTTTGACCGTCATCATTTTCCATAGTGTAGTTAATTGCATCTATACGGGTTTCGTAACCGTGGTTACTTTTACCATGAGTTCTGTGCAATAAAGGTTTAGCTTGCACACCTAAGTGTTGTTCGAGTGGCGCAACAAAGGTGTTCAAAAAGTCGTAATCAACACATTCACTCGAAAAAATCACATTGCGAATTTCTGGATTAATGATCGAGTGGAACACAAGTGGTCTTTCGCCTGTTGTAATAAAACAATCATTTATTTGTTGCTTAACTTTTTGGGCTTTTTGAATTGTTTCCACAAATGGAATCGTAAGTGCTTCAAATTCTATAGGAAATTGCGATAGTACGGCATGACCAAAAACCTCTGCTGTGATCGCGGTCCCATCTGAAATGTAGAATACTTTTGGTGTCATTCTGACCTCTTGTAGTAATAAAATTACAAATAAAATTATAGATTTACGCGTCTTGTATGGGAGTGTAAGATGCTATTGCCCTCGTGTGAAGTGGCCACTGAAATAAAAACTTGCGGAGATAAAACTGTGCAGCAATACGTACTCTGGTATCAAGAATTAGGCATGGGTGATGTAGACAAGGTTGGCGGAAAAAACGCATCCCTTGGAGAGATGATCAGCAATCTGGCTAATGCAGGGGTTCAAGTTCCTGGCGGTTTTGCAACAACCTCGCATGCGTTCAATGAGTTCCTTGAACAAAGCGGAGTTAACCAGAAGATTTTCGACATTCTGGCGACATTGGATGTTGATGATGTCAATGAACTGGCAAAAGTAGGTGCTCAGATCAGACAATGGGTTATCGATACCCCTTTTCAACCAGCATTAGAAGTCGCTATTCGAGAAGCTTACGAGCAATTGTCGAGCGAAACTAAAGAGGCATCATTTGCAGTGCGTTCATCAGCTACAGCTGAAGATATGCCAGATGCATCTTTTGCTGGCCAACAAGAAACATTTTTAAACGTTAAAGGCTTTGATGCCGTCATGCTAGCGATTAAGCATGTCTATGCATCATTGTTTAACGACCGTGCAATTTCTTATCGTGTTCATCAAGGTTACGAACATCAAGGCGTTGCTTTATCTGCTGGCGTACAACGTATGGTACGTTCAGACAAAGCCGCTTCTGGTGTCATGTTTACCATGGACACTGAATCAGGTAACAATGACGTTGTATTTATCACTTCATCTTTTGGCTTAGGTGAAATGGTTGTACAGGGTGCTGTTAATCCAGATGAATTCTATGTGCACAAACCGATTTTAGCGCAAGGGCATCAGGCCGTTGTGCGTCGTAATATCGGCAGTAAGTTGATTCAGATGGTTTACTCTGATGATGCGGCTCATGGCAAGCAAGTTAAAATTGAAGATGTTGCTGCTGAGCAGCGTCGCATGTTTTCTATTAATGATGAAGAAGTCAT
This region of Shewanella livingstonensis genomic DNA includes:
- a CDS encoding 3-deoxy-7-phosphoheptulonate synthase; protein product: MTIKTDELRTTLLSKVISPAQLASEYPLTQDAADYLVAQRREVEAIIAGEDQRLLVIIGPCSIHDTKAALEYAERLSALHHELKDDLCILMRVYFEKPRTIVGWKGLISDPDLDGSFSPNKGLRMARQLLQQITELKLPIATEFLDMVNGQYIADLITWGAIGARTTESQIHREMASALSCPVGFKNGTDGNINIAVDAVRAAQAPHIFYSPDKDGAMAVYRTHGNPFGHIILRGGKTPNYSADDIEVARAQLEQVGVTQRMVVDFSHGNSEKQHKNQLNVADSIIAQLRSGSTAIAGIMAESFMIEGNQKVVKGEPLVYGQSITDACLHWADSEKLLRDLAQASKERKALLAK
- the ppsR gene encoding posphoenolpyruvate synthetase regulatory kinase/phosphorylase PpsR, with translation MTPKVFYISDGTAITAEVFGHAVLSQFPIEFEALTIPFVETIQKAQKVKQQINDCFITTGERPLVFHSIINPEIRNVIFSSECVDYDFLNTFVAPLEQHLGVQAKPLLHRTHGKSNHGYETRIDAINYTMENDDGQTMKHMDKADIILLGVSRCGKTPSSLYLSMQFGIKAANYPFTEDDMDNLHLPEALKRNKSKLFGLTIDPHRLHEIRQSRMENSRYSSLRQCRLEVKEVEMMYKKERIPFVNTTNHSVEEIATKILDMTGLERHMF